In Lysobacter luteus, a single window of DNA contains:
- a CDS encoding DUF58 domain-containing protein — translation MSDGITPTLAELVGLRALAGGRRQARLGRHGTAGQALSPLRGRGMEYAESREYIAGDDARHIDWRLTARSGRAHTKLYQAERERLTLVVADTAASLYFGTRTRFKSVQAARAGAIAAWAAARDGDRIAALRGSSREAPVTPAGGQRGALRVLDALTRWYTAPPADDDGLGVALDHARRLLRPGSRLVVLAEPQSVAELPERAWPVLAQHHEVVVLLMTDPLELAPPAAVLPFYSGGKRVEVDLEHQGQRQRWHAEFAAPVQHLLDSLPSRGVRAMALSTDAPSESWLPLLGRARPMVA, via the coding sequence GTGAGCGACGGCATCACCCCGACGCTCGCCGAACTGGTCGGCCTGCGCGCGCTGGCTGGCGGACGCCGCCAGGCACGGCTGGGCCGCCACGGCACCGCGGGCCAGGCGCTGTCGCCGCTGCGCGGCCGTGGCATGGAGTACGCCGAGTCCCGCGAGTACATCGCCGGCGACGATGCCCGGCACATCGACTGGCGCCTCACCGCCCGCAGCGGCCGGGCCCACACAAAGCTCTACCAGGCCGAGCGCGAGCGGCTGACGCTGGTCGTCGCCGACACCGCAGCGTCCCTTTATTTCGGCACGCGCACGCGCTTCAAGTCGGTACAGGCCGCGAGGGCCGGTGCGATCGCGGCGTGGGCGGCGGCGCGCGACGGTGACCGGATCGCGGCGTTGCGTGGCAGCAGCCGCGAGGCACCGGTGACGCCGGCCGGCGGCCAGCGCGGCGCCCTGCGGGTGCTCGACGCATTGACCCGCTGGTACACCGCGCCGCCGGCCGATGACGACGGCCTGGGCGTCGCGCTTGACCATGCACGCCGGCTCCTGCGGCCGGGTTCTCGGCTGGTCGTACTGGCCGAGCCACAAAGCGTGGCCGAGCTCCCCGAACGTGCCTGGCCAGTGCTGGCTCAGCACCATGAAGTCGTGGTGCTGCTGATGACCGATCCCCTCGAGCTCGCACCGCCGGCGGCGGTGTTGCCGTTCTACAGCGGCGGCAAGCGGGTCGAGGTCGACTTGGAGCATCAGGGCCAGCGCCAGCGCTGGCATGCCGAGTTCGCCGCTCCGGTGCAGCACCTGCTCGACTCGCTGCCATCGCGTGGAGTCCGCGCGATGGCGCTGTCGACCGATGCGCCCAGCGAATCATGGTTGCCATTGCTCGGCCGGGCGCGACCGATGGTGGCGTGA
- a CDS encoding type IV pilus inner membrane component PilO produces MSKKINIKELDFNNIGGWPQQAKIGLCVIIGIVIVGLAWWVFVRDQREQLAGLERTETELRTEFETKQGRASNLEPLKQQLAQMEQQLQQMLRQLPSKTEMPDLIVDISQTALATGISNELFQPGPEQPKEFYAEKPIALRMVGTYHQFGGFVSGVASLPRVVIMTMHDISLKPRGEGKGVGITANAPLELAGTVKTYRYLDEEEIAESTAAQTGKEGT; encoded by the coding sequence GTGAGCAAGAAGATCAACATCAAAGAGCTGGACTTCAACAACATCGGCGGCTGGCCGCAGCAGGCCAAGATCGGCCTGTGCGTGATCATCGGCATCGTGATCGTGGGCCTGGCCTGGTGGGTGTTCGTGCGCGACCAGCGCGAACAGCTTGCCGGCCTGGAGCGCACCGAGACCGAGCTGCGCACCGAGTTCGAGACCAAGCAGGGCCGCGCCTCCAACCTCGAGCCGCTGAAGCAGCAGCTCGCGCAGATGGAGCAGCAGTTGCAGCAGATGCTGCGGCAGCTGCCGAGCAAGACCGAGATGCCCGACCTGATCGTCGACATCTCCCAGACCGCGCTCGCCACCGGCATCAGCAACGAGCTGTTCCAGCCCGGTCCGGAGCAGCCCAAGGAGTTCTACGCCGAGAAGCCGATCGCGCTGCGCATGGTGGGCACCTACCACCAGTTCGGTGGGTTCGTCAGCGGCGTCGCCTCGCTGCCGCGGGTGGTGATCATGACGATGCACGACATCTCGCTGAAGCCGCGTGGCGAAGGCAAGGGCGTCGGCATCACGGCCAACGCTCCGCTGGAACTTGCGGGCACGGTGAAGACCTACCGCTACCTCGACGAGGAAGAAATCGCCGAGTCGACCGCGGCGCAGACCGGCAAGGAGGGGACCTGA
- a CDS encoding PilN domain-containing protein → MARINLLPWRAERRKQRQKDAMVMLALSALAAVVLSFLIVGFYNGQIDGQNERNNFLKARIAEVDTQIAEIDKLDQQKAKLLARKEVIEKLQANRSQMVHLFDSLVRTIPDGVMLTSIKQDNEILTLEGRSQSNARVSTYMRNLEGSGWMTNPELAIIEARGEDKGLPYVFKLQVKLANPNAPRDEDGDGIPDPLPVDTEVAPVATDVEAAPAAMSEMPADTVTAPAAEGAEGGAVEAGDAAEVPATEEAAS, encoded by the coding sequence ATGGCACGGATCAACCTACTTCCGTGGCGTGCCGAGCGCCGCAAGCAGCGGCAGAAGGACGCCATGGTGATGCTGGCGCTCTCGGCGCTGGCGGCCGTGGTGCTGTCGTTCCTCATCGTCGGCTTCTACAACGGCCAGATCGACGGCCAGAACGAACGCAACAACTTCCTCAAGGCGCGCATTGCCGAGGTCGACACGCAGATCGCCGAGATCGACAAGCTCGACCAGCAGAAAGCGAAGTTGCTGGCGCGCAAGGAAGTCATCGAAAAGCTGCAGGCCAACCGCTCGCAGATGGTCCACCTGTTCGACTCGCTGGTCCGTACCATCCCCGACGGCGTGATGCTGACGTCGATCAAGCAGGACAACGAGATCCTGACCCTCGAGGGCCGCTCGCAGTCCAACGCCCGCGTCAGTACCTACATGCGCAACCTCGAAGGCTCCGGCTGGATGACCAACCCGGAGCTGGCCATCATCGAGGCCCGCGGCGAGGACAAGGGTCTGCCGTACGTGTTCAAGCTGCAGGTCAAGCTGGCCAACCCGAACGCGCCTCGTGACGAGGATGGCGATGGCATCCCGGACCCGCTGCCGGTTGACACCGAGGTCGCGCCGGTCGCGACGGACGTTGAAGCCGCGCCCGCCGCCATGTCGGAGATGCCCGCCGATACCGTGACGGCACCCGCCGCCGAAGGTGCGGAAGGTGGCGCGGTCGAGGCCGGTGACGCCGCGGAAGTTCCCGCGACCGAGGAGGCCGCGTCGTGA
- a CDS encoding type IV pilus secretin PilQ codes for MTVFKATRALPARRPLSRALARTAGCGLLLGAVAAFSGVQAASPDAAGGTFTPTFITQMAPATSPDPAKQLPGTISVSDIDFKRGDGGAGRLILRFTGEGAAPDLQTQGSRVVIDVANASIPASLQKPINVSDFATPVEQIDARSAGGGTTLVLNTEGAFESMAYQTGNEYIVEIVPRAPAAVARTDNGGNAAMGQTISTTSDSRSYAGRPVTFNFQDVPVRTVLQLIAEESGLNIVASDTVTGNVTLRLVNVPWDQALDIVLQAKGLDKRRSGNVVWIAPQSEIAQYEQDKEDARIALSNRVELVTEYIQINYHNAAQIYKALTEAKGVGGSGGGGGQGGQGSNVDTGFLSPRGRLVADERTNTLMISDTPKKVAEMKELIRVIDRPVDQVVIEARVVVATESFMRELGARFGLTGTKDNVAFSGNLDVNDDNLNSTSTITRGLMTDLAVTNPAGAVALSILNAGYLLDVELSAMQTQGRGEVISNPRIVTSNQREAVIRQGQEVGYVTIQPAQAGGVATPSVQFKEVLLEMRVTPTITNDGRVFLNLNVKKDEIEGFVDTSIGDVPQISTRSVNTAVLVEDGQTVVVGGVYEFRERDDVSKVPFLGDIPFLGNLFKKKGRSKEKAELLIFVTPKVLEVAQRNHR; via the coding sequence ATGACCGTTTTCAAAGCCACTCGAGCGCTGCCTGCCCGGCGCCCCCTGTCCCGGGCGCTCGCGCGTACCGCCGGTTGCGGCCTGCTGCTTGGGGCGGTAGCTGCCTTCAGCGGCGTCCAGGCCGCATCGCCGGACGCCGCGGGCGGGACGTTCACGCCGACCTTCATCACGCAGATGGCGCCTGCCACCAGCCCGGACCCGGCCAAGCAGTTGCCGGGCACCATCTCGGTGTCGGATATCGACTTCAAGCGGGGTGACGGTGGCGCCGGCCGGCTGATCCTGCGCTTCACCGGCGAAGGTGCCGCCCCGGACCTGCAGACCCAGGGATCGCGCGTCGTCATCGACGTGGCAAACGCCTCGATCCCGGCCTCGCTGCAGAAGCCGATCAACGTGTCCGACTTCGCCACGCCGGTCGAGCAGATCGACGCGCGCAGCGCCGGTGGTGGCACCACGCTGGTGCTCAACACCGAAGGCGCGTTCGAGTCGATGGCCTACCAGACGGGCAACGAGTACATCGTCGAAATCGTGCCGCGCGCACCGGCGGCGGTGGCACGGACCGACAACGGCGGCAACGCCGCGATGGGCCAGACCATCTCCACCACGAGCGACAGCCGCAGCTACGCGGGCCGTCCGGTCACGTTCAACTTCCAGGACGTGCCGGTGCGCACCGTGCTGCAGCTGATCGCCGAGGAGTCGGGGCTGAACATCGTCGCCTCCGACACCGTCACCGGCAACGTCACCCTGCGGCTGGTCAACGTGCCCTGGGACCAGGCGCTGGACATCGTCCTGCAGGCCAAGGGCCTGGACAAGCGACGCAGCGGCAACGTTGTCTGGATCGCGCCGCAGTCGGAGATCGCCCAGTACGAGCAGGACAAGGAAGATGCCCGAATCGCGCTTTCCAACCGCGTCGAGCTGGTCACCGAGTACATCCAGATCAACTACCACAACGCCGCCCAGATCTATAAGGCGCTGACCGAGGCCAAGGGTGTCGGCGGCTCGGGCGGCGGTGGCGGCCAGGGCGGTCAGGGCTCCAATGTCGACACCGGCTTCCTTTCGCCGCGTGGCCGCCTGGTGGCCGACGAGCGCACCAACACCCTCATGATCAGCGACACGCCCAAGAAGGTCGCCGAGATGAAGGAGCTGATCCGCGTGATCGACCGCCCGGTCGACCAGGTGGTGATCGAGGCGCGCGTGGTCGTGGCGACCGAGAGCTTCATGCGTGAGCTGGGTGCGCGGTTTGGCCTGACCGGCACCAAGGACAACGTTGCCTTCAGCGGCAACCTGGACGTCAACGACGACAACCTCAACAGCACCTCGACGATCACCCGCGGCCTGATGACGGACCTGGCGGTGACCAACCCGGCCGGCGCGGTCGCACTGTCGATCCTCAACGCCGGCTACCTGCTGGACGTCGAGTTGTCGGCCATGCAGACGCAGGGCCGGGGCGAGGTGATTTCGAACCCGCGCATCGTGACCAGCAACCAGCGCGAGGCGGTGATCCGCCAGGGCCAGGAAGTCGGCTACGTGACCATCCAGCCTGCGCAGGCCGGTGGCGTCGCCACTCCGAGCGTGCAGTTCAAGGAAGTGCTGCTGGAGATGCGGGTCACCCCGACCATCACCAACGACGGCCGCGTGTTCTTGAACCTCAACGTCAAGAAGGACGAGATCGAGGGCTTCGTCGATACCTCCATCGGCGACGTGCCGCAGATCAGCACCCGGTCGGTCAACACCGCGGTGCTGGTCGAGGACGGCCAGACCGTGGTGGTCGGTGGCGTCTACGAGTTCCGCGAGCGCGACGACGTCAGCAAGGTTCCGTTCCTGGGGGACATCCCCTTCCTGGGCAACCTGTTCAAGAAGAAGGGCCGCTCCAAGGAGAAGGCCGAGCTGCTGATCTTCGTGACGCCGAAGGTGCTCGAGGTCGCGCAGCGCAATCATCGCTGA
- a CDS encoding DUF4381 family protein, giving the protein MAGADLVLRDIHQMPAPSWWPPAPGWWLVIAAVVIVVASCIAWALRRRRRRAMIAEVFDRAVRSAATPSAEVAAMSDLLRRAARRRNPAADRLQGDAWLAFLDGGLPPRPPGTFSNGAGRLLLEGGYQRQVDAAEVAALRPVARALFLHWMSAK; this is encoded by the coding sequence ATGGCGGGCGCGGACCTCGTACTGCGCGATATCCACCAGATGCCGGCCCCTTCCTGGTGGCCGCCGGCACCGGGGTGGTGGCTGGTGATCGCGGCGGTCGTCATCGTCGTCGCGAGCTGCATCGCATGGGCACTGCGCCGTCGCCGTCGCCGGGCCATGATCGCCGAGGTGTTCGACCGGGCGGTGCGTTCAGCCGCGACACCGTCGGCCGAGGTCGCTGCGATGTCCGACCTGTTGCGGCGCGCGGCTCGTCGCCGTAATCCCGCGGCGGACCGGCTGCAGGGCGACGCGTGGCTTGCGTTCCTTGATGGCGGCTTGCCCCCACGGCCTCCTGGCACCTTCAGCAACGGCGCGGGACGACTGCTGCTGGAGGGCGGTTATCAACGCCAGGTGGATGCCGCCGAGGTGGCCGCGCTGCGACCGGTCGCGCGCGCGCTGTTCCTGCATTGGATGTCGGCCAAATGA
- a CDS encoding AAA family ATPase — MDEIATPGSPHAGAAVPAADDHARLHAAFGHLRDELAGEIVGQSALIERLLIALLADGHLLVEGAPGLAKTSAIRALAARLEADFARVQFTPDLLPADLTGTEVWRPQDGRFEFQPGPIFHPILLADEINRAPAKVQSALLEAMGERQVTVGRATYPLPPLFLVMATQNPIEQEGTFPLPEAQLDRFLMHVRIGYPDAGAETEILRLARERARDAMRPVATPTLRLTQEDVFAARAAVLDLHVAPAVERYLVELVLASRDAARYDAALAPRIAWGASPRGSIALERCARAHAWLAGRDYVNPDDVRAVAPDVLRHRILPSYEATAEGWDGALLVDELLARVPLP; from the coding sequence ATGGACGAGATTGCGACGCCGGGTTCGCCGCATGCCGGCGCTGCCGTGCCGGCCGCCGACGACCATGCGCGACTGCACGCCGCGTTCGGTCACCTGCGTGACGAGCTGGCCGGCGAGATTGTCGGGCAGTCGGCGCTGATCGAGCGATTGCTGATCGCCCTGCTGGCCGACGGCCACCTACTGGTCGAGGGCGCACCGGGGCTGGCCAAGACCAGCGCGATCCGGGCGCTGGCCGCGCGGCTGGAAGCCGACTTCGCCCGTGTCCAGTTCACCCCCGACCTGCTACCCGCCGACCTCACCGGCACCGAGGTCTGGCGCCCGCAGGATGGCCGCTTCGAGTTCCAGCCGGGACCGATCTTCCACCCGATCCTGCTCGCCGACGAGATCAACCGCGCGCCGGCCAAGGTGCAGTCGGCGCTGCTGGAGGCGATGGGCGAGCGCCAGGTCACCGTCGGTCGCGCGACCTATCCGCTACCGCCGCTTTTCCTGGTGATGGCGACACAGAACCCGATCGAGCAGGAGGGCACGTTCCCGCTGCCCGAGGCGCAGCTCGACCGGTTCCTGATGCACGTCCGGATCGGATATCCCGACGCCGGCGCCGAAACCGAGATCCTCCGCCTGGCCCGCGAGCGTGCACGCGACGCGATGCGCCCGGTGGCCACGCCTACTTTGCGGCTGACTCAGGAGGACGTGTTCGCTGCCCGCGCGGCGGTGCTGGACCTGCATGTCGCGCCGGCGGTGGAGCGCTACCTGGTGGAGCTGGTGCTGGCCTCCCGCGATGCGGCCCGGTACGACGCGGCGCTCGCGCCGCGCATCGCGTGGGGAGCAAGCCCGCGCGGGTCGATCGCGCTGGAGCGGTGTGCCCGCGCGCACGCCTGGCTGGCCGGGCGCGACTACGTGAATCCCGACGACGTCCGGGCGGTTGCACCGGACGTGCTGCGCCACCGCATCCTGCCCAGTTACGAAGCGACAGCCGAAGGTTGGGACGGCGCGCTCCTGGTGGACGAGCTGCTGGCCCGGGTGCCGCTGCCATGA
- a CDS encoding pilus assembly protein PilP, translated as MPRLMLASAVLVLLAGCSRGVTSTPGEAPNLESFVAEVKARPAPPLDPLPVMQQFETFEYAAQGLRDPFSNAFTDRSNGSGPRPDSDRRKQTLEQFPLDSLDMVGTLGRGNSVVALVMAPDKVTYRVQPGAYMGQSDGRVTGVFEDRIELVELVPDGAGGWLERPATVVLEDQ; from the coding sequence ATGCCCCGCCTGATGCTGGCCTCTGCGGTGCTCGTGTTGCTGGCGGGCTGCTCGCGCGGCGTGACCAGCACCCCGGGCGAGGCGCCCAACCTCGAGAGCTTCGTGGCCGAGGTCAAGGCGCGTCCTGCGCCGCCGCTGGATCCGCTGCCGGTGATGCAGCAGTTCGAAACATTCGAGTACGCCGCCCAGGGGCTGCGTGACCCGTTCAGCAATGCGTTTACCGACCGCAGCAACGGCAGCGGTCCGCGCCCGGACTCCGACCGTCGCAAGCAGACGCTCGAGCAGTTCCCGCTGGACAGCCTCGACATGGTCGGTACGCTGGGCCGCGGCAACAGCGTCGTGGCACTGGTGATGGCGCCCGACAAGGTGACTTACCGCGTGCAGCCTGGCGCGTACATGGGGCAGAGCGACGGTCGCGTGACCGGCGTGTTCGAAGATCGTATCGAGTTGGTTGAACTGGTTCCGGACGGGGCGGGGGGTTGGCTGGAACGGCCGGCCACCGTCGTGTTGGAAGATCAATAA
- a CDS encoding pilus assembly protein PilM, giving the protein MGVITKSQPALVGVDISSTAVKLLQLSRAGNRYRVEHYAVEPLPPNAVVEKNIVEPEAVGEAIKRAVARSGTRAKYAAAAVAGSAVITKVIPMSADLEGDDLEAQVELEAVNYVPYPIEEVNLDFEVLGPVPGSNESVQVLLAASRAENVEVRASALEIGGLTPKVMDVEAFAIENAFALLADQLSAPKDGLVALIDSGATMTTLNVIRNGRSLYSREQVFGGKQLTDEVMRRYSLSYEEAGLAKRQGGLPDTYETEVLDPFKEAMVQQISRLLQFFYAGSEYNRVDQIVVAGGCAAIPGIAGMIEEQLGVPTMIANPLAHMTLGPRVQAHALAQDAPALLIACGLALRSFD; this is encoded by the coding sequence GTGGGTGTCATTACCAAGAGCCAGCCGGCGCTCGTCGGCGTGGATATCAGTTCGACTGCGGTCAAGCTTCTGCAGCTGTCGCGGGCGGGCAACCGCTACCGCGTCGAGCACTACGCGGTGGAGCCGTTGCCGCCCAACGCGGTGGTCGAGAAGAACATCGTCGAGCCCGAAGCGGTCGGCGAAGCGATCAAGCGCGCGGTCGCGCGGTCCGGTACCCGGGCCAAGTACGCCGCCGCGGCGGTGGCCGGTTCGGCGGTGATCACGAAGGTGATCCCGATGTCGGCCGACCTGGAAGGCGACGACCTGGAAGCGCAGGTCGAGCTGGAAGCGGTCAACTACGTGCCGTACCCGATCGAGGAAGTGAACCTCGACTTCGAGGTGCTGGGCCCGGTGCCCGGCAGCAACGAGTCGGTGCAGGTCCTGCTGGCCGCCTCGCGCGCCGAGAACGTCGAGGTCCGCGCGTCGGCGCTGGAGATCGGCGGTTTGACGCCGAAGGTGATGGACGTGGAGGCGTTCGCGATCGAGAACGCGTTCGCGCTCCTCGCCGACCAGCTCAGCGCGCCGAAGGACGGCCTGGTCGCCCTGATCGATTCCGGGGCGACGATGACCACCCTCAACGTCATCCGCAACGGCCGCAGCCTCTACAGCCGCGAGCAGGTGTTTGGCGGCAAGCAGCTGACCGACGAGGTCATGCGCCGCTACAGCCTCAGCTACGAGGAAGCCGGCCTGGCCAAGCGCCAGGGCGGGCTGCCGGATACCTACGAAACCGAGGTGCTGGATCCGTTCAAGGAGGCGATGGTCCAGCAGATCAGCCGCCTGCTGCAGTTCTTCTACGCCGGCAGCGAGTACAACCGCGTCGACCAGATCGTCGTCGCCGGCGGCTGCGCGGCCATCCCGGGCATCGCCGGGATGATCGAGGAGCAGCTGGGCGTCCCGACCATGATCGCCAACCCGCTGGCCCACATGACCCTTGGTCCGCGCGTGCAGGCGCATGCCCTCGCCCAGGACGCGCCCGCCCTGCTGATCGCCTGCGGCCTGGCGCTGAGGAGCTTCGACTGA
- a CDS encoding penicillin-binding protein 1A, with protein MPLLRRLLRWALLAAAGLAVACVIALGTVYYLIAPELPDVETLHDVEMQEPMYVYASDGRLMAVFGEIRRYPVEIAAVPERLKQAFIAIEDNRFYEHRGVDYVGVGRAVWLLLTTDDERVPGGSTITQQVARQFFLSTEYSYTRKFAEMMLAWRMERELSKDQIFELYLNRSFFGNRAYGVTAAAEFYYGKDLAELSLDEIASLAGIPKFPSSGNPVSNPERARIRRDYILQRMAELGFITDAEKSAAQRAPMHATPHEPPIQLYAPYVAEMVRQEMIDRFGAEAMTKGYHVVTTIDAEMQRAANQAVRDGLVTYDSRHGWHGVEQQFELAEGEDAETAKAHLRGIATQTDMLPALVLETGDGTATVVLRSGRVLTLGRDQGWNGRNPASLVKRGDVVRVHRIDDEAEADDGSAAAEEGTPRYALTQLPRAQAALVSMEADTGALRALTGGFSFAGSKFNRATQATRQPGSSFKPFLYAASFERGFNPASIVLDAPVVFRDRAGNTWRPQNDDARFLGPMRLREALVRSRNLVSVRLLDAIGVDYARKYISHFGFEEDRLPPNLSMSLGTASLTPLSIARGYAAFANGGFRVTPWLIKQVKDRDGAVIFEENPLTACPYCGGGGARRQAAGNTNGGTVVGGFNLGPAAAPAEPAEPAEPAAAEQQAKAAPVEPPADMKVAPRAIDGRIAYQLQSMLRDVVQRGTGTRAKVLGREDVGGKTGSTNEHRDAWFSGLGGGLVTTVWVGRDNFESLGRGEYGGKAALPVWIDFMRVALEDRPVAENLPPDGMVEVGVAANGSLLPASGGGITEWVKTEDLERMQAYAEYDSYGPDARQSEETFDIF; from the coding sequence ATGCCCCTACTCCGTCGCCTGCTGCGCTGGGCACTCCTGGCCGCGGCCGGCCTGGCCGTCGCATGCGTGATCGCGCTCGGCACAGTCTATTACCTGATCGCCCCGGAACTGCCCGATGTCGAGACGCTGCACGACGTCGAGATGCAGGAGCCGATGTACGTCTATGCCAGCGATGGTCGCCTGATGGCGGTGTTCGGGGAGATCCGGCGCTATCCGGTGGAGATCGCGGCGGTACCGGAGCGGCTGAAGCAGGCCTTCATCGCGATCGAGGACAACCGCTTCTACGAGCACCGCGGCGTGGACTACGTCGGCGTCGGCCGGGCGGTATGGTTGCTGCTGACCACTGATGACGAACGGGTGCCCGGCGGCTCGACCATCACCCAGCAGGTCGCGCGCCAGTTCTTCCTGAGCACCGAGTACAGCTACACCCGCAAGTTCGCCGAGATGATGCTGGCCTGGCGGATGGAGCGCGAGCTCAGCAAGGACCAGATCTTCGAGCTGTACCTCAACCGCAGCTTCTTCGGCAACCGCGCCTACGGCGTCACTGCCGCCGCCGAGTTCTACTACGGGAAGGACCTGGCCGAGCTGTCGCTCGATGAGATCGCCTCGCTTGCCGGCATTCCCAAGTTCCCCTCCAGCGGCAACCCGGTCAGCAACCCGGAGCGCGCGCGCATCCGGCGCGATTACATCCTGCAACGGATGGCGGAGCTGGGCTTCATCACCGATGCGGAGAAGTCCGCGGCGCAGCGCGCGCCCATGCACGCGACACCCCACGAGCCACCGATCCAGCTCTATGCCCCGTACGTGGCAGAGATGGTCCGCCAGGAGATGATCGACCGCTTTGGCGCCGAGGCGATGACCAAGGGTTACCACGTCGTCACCACGATCGACGCCGAGATGCAGCGCGCGGCCAACCAGGCGGTGCGCGACGGTCTGGTGACCTACGACAGCCGCCACGGCTGGCACGGCGTCGAGCAGCAGTTCGAACTGGCCGAGGGCGAGGACGCGGAGACGGCCAAGGCACACCTGCGCGGGATCGCGACCCAGACCGACATGCTGCCGGCGCTGGTGCTGGAGACCGGCGATGGCACCGCGACGGTCGTGCTGCGCAGCGGACGGGTGCTCACGCTCGGGCGCGACCAGGGCTGGAATGGCCGCAACCCCGCCAGCCTGGTCAAGCGCGGCGACGTCGTGCGCGTGCACCGCATCGACGACGAAGCGGAAGCCGATGATGGCAGCGCCGCAGCCGAGGAGGGAACGCCCCGCTACGCCTTGACCCAGCTCCCGCGCGCCCAGGCGGCACTGGTGTCGATGGAAGCCGACACGGGCGCACTGCGCGCGTTGACCGGCGGCTTCAGCTTTGCCGGCAGCAAGTTCAACCGCGCCACCCAGGCGACCCGGCAGCCCGGCTCCAGCTTCAAGCCATTCCTGTATGCCGCCTCGTTCGAGCGCGGCTTCAACCCGGCCTCGATCGTGCTCGATGCGCCGGTGGTGTTCCGTGACCGCGCCGGCAACACCTGGCGGCCGCAGAACGACGACGCCCGCTTCCTCGGACCGATGCGCCTGCGCGAGGCATTGGTGCGCTCCCGCAACCTGGTGTCGGTGCGCCTGCTGGATGCGATCGGCGTGGATTACGCGCGCAAGTACATCAGTCACTTCGGGTTCGAGGAGGACCGGCTGCCGCCGAACCTCTCGATGTCGCTGGGCACCGCATCGCTCACCCCGTTGTCGATCGCGCGGGGATACGCCGCGTTCGCCAATGGCGGCTTCCGGGTGACGCCGTGGCTGATCAAGCAGGTGAAGGACCGCGACGGCGCGGTGATCTTCGAGGAGAACCCGCTCACGGCCTGCCCGTACTGCGGCGGCGGCGGCGCGCGCCGCCAGGCGGCCGGCAATACCAATGGCGGCACGGTCGTCGGCGGCTTCAACCTCGGGCCCGCCGCGGCACCGGCTGAACCGGCTGAACCGGCTGAACCGGCGGCAGCCGAGCAGCAGGCGAAAGCCGCGCCGGTCGAGCCGCCGGCCGACATGAAGGTCGCGCCGCGTGCCATCGACGGCCGCATTGCCTACCAGCTCCAATCGATGCTGCGTGACGTGGTGCAGCGCGGTACCGGCACCCGCGCCAAGGTGCTCGGGCGCGAGGACGTGGGCGGCAAGACCGGTTCCACCAACGAGCATCGCGATGCCTGGTTCTCGGGACTCGGAGGCGGGCTGGTGACGACGGTGTGGGTCGGTCGCGACAACTTCGAGTCGCTTGGTCGCGGCGAGTACGGCGGCAAGGCCGCGCTGCCGGTCTGGATCGACTTCATGCGGGTTGCGCTGGAGGACCGTCCGGTTGCCGAGAACCTGCCGCCGGACGGCATGGTCGAGGTCGGCGTGGCGGCCAACGGCAGCCTCCTGCCCGCGAGCGGTGGTGGCATCACCGAGTGGGTCAAGACCGAAGACCTGGAACGCATGCAGGCGTATGCCGAGTACGACAGCTACGGCCCGGACGCGCGCCAGTCCGAGGAGACGTTCGACAT